Proteins encoded within one genomic window of Gammaproteobacteria bacterium:
- the rsmI gene encoding 16S rRNA (cytidine(1402)-2'-O)-methyltransferase, whose protein sequence is MNDPGVLYVVATPIGNLDDISMRAVAVLGRVALVAAEDTRHTGQLLAHLGLQVRQLALHEHNEAARVDEVLAHLAAGESVALVSDAGTPLISDPGFRLVAAARERGCTVTPIPGACAAIAALSASGLPTNRFRFEGFLPARAGARCARLADLQACPDTLVFYEAVHRVGEMLADLALAFGDERQACVARELTKLHETFYWGGLGEIRARLAADPGGGRGEFTIVVAGAPAATADDAELRRIVRLLMEELPAAQAARLAARITGGSRREAYALALGEPPRAES, encoded by the coding sequence GTGAACGATCCCGGAGTGCTCTACGTGGTCGCGACCCCCATCGGGAACCTCGATGATATCAGCATGCGTGCCGTGGCCGTCCTCGGCCGGGTGGCGCTGGTGGCCGCCGAGGATACCCGCCATACGGGGCAGCTCCTCGCGCACCTCGGGCTGCAGGTGCGCCAGCTGGCCCTGCATGAGCACAACGAGGCCGCGCGGGTCGACGAGGTGCTGGCGCATCTCGCTGCCGGGGAGTCGGTCGCGCTGGTGAGCGATGCGGGTACCCCGCTCATCAGTGATCCGGGGTTCCGGTTGGTGGCGGCGGCACGGGAGCGGGGTTGCACCGTGACGCCCATTCCCGGCGCCTGTGCCGCCATCGCCGCGCTGTCGGCATCCGGATTGCCCACCAACCGCTTCCGCTTCGAGGGCTTCCTGCCCGCACGTGCCGGTGCACGCTGTGCCCGGCTGGCCGATCTGCAGGCCTGCCCCGATACGCTGGTGTTCTACGAGGCGGTGCACCGGGTGGGGGAGATGCTCGCCGATCTCGCTCTGGCTTTTGGTGACGAGCGCCAGGCCTGTGTGGCCCGCGAGCTGACCAAGCTGCACGAGACGTTCTACTGGGGGGGTCTGGGTGAGATCCGCGCCCGGCTGGCCGCGGACCCGGGGGGCGGGCGGGGTGAGTTCACCATCGTGGTGGCCGGTGCACCGGCGGCGACGGCGGACGATGCGGAACTGCGGCGTATCGTGCGCCTGCTGATGGAAGAGCTGCCGGCGGCACAGGCCGCGCGTCTGGCCGCGCGCATCACGGGTGGCTCGCGTCGGGAGGCCTATGCGCTGGCGCTGGGTGAGCCCCCGCGGGCGGAGTCCTGA
- the mraZ gene encoding division/cell wall cluster transcriptional repressor MraZ, with protein MFRGATKITLDAKGRLAFPARYRERLATRCEGRLVCTVDPDYCLLIYPLPDWEEIERKLMRLPSLNQKARRLQRLMVGYASELDLDSHGRILVPRELREFASLDRQAILFGQGNKFELWDEARWNERRDKWLASGADDGMDLPAELGQLSL; from the coding sequence GTGTTTCGTGGGGCAACCAAAATCACCCTGGATGCGAAAGGGCGGCTGGCATTCCCGGCCCGCTACCGCGAGCGGCTGGCCACGCGCTGCGAGGGGCGCCTGGTCTGCACGGTGGATCCCGACTACTGCCTGCTCATCTATCCGCTCCCGGACTGGGAGGAGATCGAGCGCAAGCTGATGCGACTGCCGTCGTTGAACCAGAAGGCGCGGAGACTGCAGCGCCTGATGGTCGGTTACGCATCGGAACTGGACCTCGACAGCCACGGGCGAATCCTCGTTCCCCGCGAGCTGCGTGAATTCGCGTCCCTGGACCGGCAGGCGATCCTGTTCGGCCAGGGGAACAAGTTCGAGTTGTGGGACGAGGCGCGCTGGAACGAGCGGCGGGACAAGTGGCTGGCAAGCGGTGCCGACGACGGCATGGACCTGCCGGCAGAGCTGGGTCAGCTCTCCCTCTGA
- the rsmH gene encoding 16S rRNA (cytosine(1402)-N(4))-methyltransferase RsmH, whose protein sequence is MEVQGHVPVLLDEVLHGLAVQPDGAYVDATFGRGGHSRVILGALGPRGRLVALDRDPDAVRVGRELAQADSRFAIEQQGFGQLRRVVEAQGLASGVDGILFDLGVSSPQVDTPARGFSFQHEGPLDMRMDPASGPSAADWLNAAEEREIASVLRRLGEEPAAGRIARAICERRLQQPLRTTSDLAALVLSVMPRRGPRHPATRVFQAIRIYINRELEELEAGLAQALDLLRMGGRLCVISFHSLEDRIAKRFLRDHSRVSPALASLPVVPASARPRLQLVGGAIHAGDAELAANPRARSAVLRVAEKLA, encoded by the coding sequence TTGGAGGTGCAAGGCCATGTTCCGGTTCTCCTCGACGAGGTGCTCCACGGCCTTGCCGTCCAGCCGGATGGCGCCTACGTGGATGCGACCTTCGGTCGGGGCGGGCATAGCCGGGTGATCCTCGGGGCGCTGGGACCGCGCGGCCGCCTGGTCGCGCTGGACCGGGATCCCGATGCGGTACGGGTGGGCCGGGAGCTGGCACAGGCGGACTCCCGGTTCGCGATAGAACAACAAGGCTTCGGTCAATTGCGGCGGGTCGTGGAAGCACAAGGTCTGGCAAGCGGGGTGGACGGAATCCTGTTCGACCTGGGCGTGTCGTCGCCCCAGGTCGACACGCCGGCGCGTGGTTTCAGCTTCCAGCATGAAGGCCCGCTGGACATGCGCATGGATCCGGCATCCGGCCCGAGCGCGGCCGACTGGCTCAATGCCGCCGAGGAGCGCGAGATCGCCAGCGTGCTGCGCCGGCTGGGAGAGGAGCCCGCAGCCGGGCGCATCGCCCGCGCCATCTGCGAGCGGCGCCTGCAGCAGCCGCTGCGCACCACCAGCGATCTCGCCGCGCTGGTGCTGTCGGTGATGCCGCGGCGGGGGCCGCGCCATCCGGCGACGCGGGTGTTCCAGGCCATCCGCATCTACATCAACCGCGAACTCGAGGAGCTCGAGGCCGGCCTGGCGCAGGCGCTGGACCTGCTGCGCATGGGCGGGCGCCTGTGCGTCATCAGCTTCCACTCGCTCGAGGACCGCATCGCCAAGCGCTTCCTGCGCGACCATTCACGTGTCAGCCCGGCGCTGGCCAGCCTGCCCGTGGTGCCTGCCTCGGCGCGGCCGCGCCTGCAGCTCGTCGGCGGCGCCATCCACGCGGGTGACGCCGAGCTGGCGGCCAATCCGCGGGCGCGCAGCGCGGTGTTGCGCGTGGCGGAGAAGCTGGCATGA
- the ftsL gene encoding cell division protein FtsL translates to MNTALRNRCLFAALVAAVLASAVAVVYAKHENRKLFAELQVLTQQRDQLEVDWSRLQVEQSTWSTHARVEQLGRGEMHMRSPGPDEIRSLP, encoded by the coding sequence ATGAACACGGCGCTGCGCAATCGCTGCCTGTTTGCGGCCCTGGTGGCCGCGGTGCTGGCCTCCGCCGTCGCGGTGGTCTACGCCAAACACGAAAACCGCAAGCTGTTTGCCGAGCTGCAGGTGCTCACGCAGCAGCGCGACCAGCTCGAGGTGGACTGGAGCCGCCTGCAGGTCGAGCAGAGCACCTGGTCCACGCACGCCAGGGTGGAGCAGCTCGGCCGCGGCGAGATGCACATGCGCAGCCCCGGCCCGGACGAGATCCGGTCGCTGCCATGA
- a CDS encoding penicillin-binding protein 2 — MSTRGEEGRSPQQSFRIRWAVACAMLVLMALVLVGRAVHLQVFNKGFLISQAEARHLRTAKISANRGVITDRNGQPLAASMPVDSLWVSPQELARAPEFIPRLAKALGIEPGGFARQITRNVDKDFMYLQRHMNPADAQAILDKGIPGVHVLREYRRYYPAGEVAGHLVGFTNVDDDGQEGMELEFDGWLRGHPGKKLVLRDRLGRVVEDVERLEPPRPGREVAASIDLRIQYLAYRELKAAVQENRALSGSAVVLDAETGEVLAMVNQPSYNPNDRSQYAPGRFRNRAITDLFEPGSSFKPLIIAAALESGQWQRDSRVDTSPGMLQVANKVIEDEHNLGVIDLATVLARSSNVGVTKVALSLPSEQLWSVLNRFGIGRPTSSGFPGESAGLLSPYENWRPIAKATMAYGYGLSVTPLQLAQSYAVFAADGVMRPVSLVRVDHPPIGRKVLSTDNARAMVELLEHVVAPDGTGLRAAVAGYRVAGKTGTARKFEVGGYSSERYTAVFAGVAPVSRPRLAVVVVVDEPRAGEYYGGAVAAPVFSKIVAGAMRILAIAPDKPVAPAGRQPATAVTAANNP, encoded by the coding sequence ATGAGTACGCGCGGAGAAGAGGGGCGGTCGCCCCAGCAGAGCTTCCGGATCCGCTGGGCCGTTGCCTGCGCGATGCTGGTGCTGATGGCCCTGGTGCTGGTCGGGCGCGCGGTGCACCTGCAGGTCTTCAACAAGGGCTTCCTCATCAGCCAGGCCGAGGCGCGCCACCTGAGGACCGCCAAGATCTCGGCCAACCGCGGCGTCATCACCGACCGCAACGGCCAGCCACTCGCCGCCTCCATGCCGGTGGACAGCCTCTGGGTGAGCCCGCAGGAACTGGCACGTGCCCCGGAGTTCATCCCCCGGCTCGCCAAGGCGCTGGGCATCGAACCCGGCGGCTTTGCGCGGCAGATCACGCGCAATGTCGACAAGGACTTCATGTACCTGCAGCGGCACATGAACCCGGCCGATGCGCAGGCCATCCTCGACAAGGGCATTCCCGGCGTGCACGTGCTGCGCGAGTACCGCCGCTATTACCCGGCCGGCGAGGTGGCCGGGCACCTGGTGGGCTTCACCAACGTCGACGACGATGGCCAGGAGGGCATGGAGCTGGAATTCGACGGCTGGCTGCGCGGCCATCCGGGCAAGAAGCTGGTGCTCCGCGACCGGCTGGGCCGCGTGGTGGAGGACGTCGAGCGGCTGGAGCCGCCCCGTCCCGGGCGGGAGGTGGCCGCCTCCATCGATCTTCGCATCCAGTACCTGGCCTACCGGGAGCTCAAGGCAGCGGTGCAGGAGAACCGGGCGCTGTCGGGTTCCGCCGTGGTGCTCGATGCGGAAACCGGCGAGGTGCTGGCCATGGTCAACCAGCCTTCCTACAACCCCAACGACCGCTCGCAGTACGCGCCGGGCCGCTTCCGCAACCGCGCCATCACCGACCTGTTCGAGCCGGGTTCGAGCTTCAAGCCGCTGATCATCGCCGCGGCGCTGGAGAGCGGGCAGTGGCAGCGTGACAGCCGCGTGGACACCTCGCCGGGCATGCTGCAGGTGGCCAACAAGGTCATCGAGGACGAGCACAACCTCGGCGTCATCGACCTGGCCACGGTGCTGGCCCGCTCCAGCAACGTCGGCGTCACCAAGGTGGCGCTGTCGCTGCCCTCCGAGCAGCTGTGGAGCGTGCTCAACCGCTTCGGCATCGGGCGGCCGACGTCCAGCGGCTTTCCCGGCGAATCCGCGGGGCTGCTGAGCCCGTACGAGAACTGGCGGCCGATCGCCAAGGCCACCATGGCCTACGGCTATGGCCTGTCGGTGACGCCATTGCAGCTGGCGCAGAGCTACGCAGTGTTCGCGGCCGATGGCGTGATGCGCCCGGTGTCGCTGGTCCGCGTGGATCACCCGCCAATCGGCCGCAAGGTGCTGTCGACGGACAATGCGCGTGCCATGGTGGAGCTGCTCGAGCACGTGGTGGCTCCGGACGGTACCGGCCTGCGCGCCGCGGTCGCCGGATATCGCGTCGCCGGCAAGACGGGCACGGCCCGGAAGTTCGAGGTCGGTGGCTATTCCTCCGAGCGCTACACCGCCGTCTTCGCCGGTGTCGCGCCGGTGAGCCGGCCGCGGCTGGCGGTGGTCGTCGTGGTGGACGAGCCGCGGGCTGGCGAGTACTACGGCGGCGCGGTGGCCGCGCCCGTGTTCTCGAAGATCGTCGCGGGCGCCATGCGCATCCTGGCCATCGCCCCCGACAAGCCCGTGGCGCCGGCGGGCAGGCAACCGGCGACGGCGGTCACGGCCGCGAACAACCCATGA
- a CDS encoding UDP-N-acetylmuramoyl-L-alanyl-D-glutamate--2,6-diaminopimelate ligase has product MMAAAETDMELSQLFPGLVPAPPSLDVPDIATHSAEVVPGGLFLACAGSRDHGLRFLGDALDHGAGAVAWEPQPALPPPGLPAGVVGLPVPGLRRELGGIANRFFARPSAGISVTGITGTNGKTTVAWLLAQALGHLGHRAGYMGTLGYGSVTALRPEPLTTPGCVTVHRHLRELADAGLDDVAMEVSSHALDQGRVDGVAFRITAFTNLSRDHLDYHGDLASYGRAKQRLFLESGAATAVINLGDAFGRELAGRLPAGMRLVGVAATPGQGAAVEISPLAGGRPGRRLRLEVEGSGVEFDSLLLGTFNLENLALAAGILHAQGFAPAAIATALATCQAPPGRMQVLSSGAGPRVVVDFAHTPDALRRVLEALREEAPARLWCVFGCGGDRDAGKRPLMGAVARELADRLVVTDDNPRSEDPDAIVAAILEGAGSGPQVEVIRDRAAAIRHAVGMAARDDVVLIAGKGHEAVQIVGHEARAFSDQAVAGAALAGRT; this is encoded by the coding sequence ATGATGGCCGCAGCGGAAACCGACATGGAGCTGAGCCAGCTGTTTCCGGGCCTCGTCCCCGCGCCACCGTCGCTGGATGTGCCCGACATCGCCACCCACAGCGCCGAGGTGGTGCCAGGCGGGCTGTTCCTGGCCTGCGCCGGCAGCCGCGACCACGGCCTGCGCTTCCTCGGCGATGCGCTGGACCATGGCGCCGGCGCCGTGGCCTGGGAGCCGCAGCCGGCTCTCCCGCCTCCGGGCCTGCCGGCAGGCGTGGTGGGCCTGCCGGTTCCCGGCCTGCGCCGCGAACTCGGCGGCATCGCCAACCGCTTCTTCGCCAGGCCATCGGCCGGCATCTCGGTCACCGGCATCACCGGCACCAATGGCAAGACCACCGTGGCCTGGCTGCTGGCGCAGGCACTCGGCCATCTCGGCCACCGCGCCGGTTACATGGGTACGCTCGGCTATGGCAGCGTCACCGCGCTGCGGCCGGAACCGCTGACCACGCCGGGTTGCGTGACCGTGCACCGGCACCTGCGCGAGCTGGCCGACGCCGGCCTGGACGACGTGGCCATGGAGGTGTCGTCCCATGCCCTCGACCAGGGGCGCGTGGATGGCGTGGCCTTCCGCATCACCGCCTTCACCAACCTCAGCCGCGATCACCTCGACTATCACGGCGACCTCGCGAGCTATGGCCGCGCCAAGCAGCGGCTGTTCCTCGAGAGCGGTGCCGCCACCGCCGTCATCAACCTCGGCGATGCGTTCGGCCGCGAGCTGGCCGGCCGCTTGCCGGCGGGCATGCGGCTGGTTGGCGTTGCCGCCACGCCGGGCCAGGGTGCGGCCGTGGAGATCTCACCGCTGGCCGGTGGCCGGCCAGGCCGGCGCCTGCGACTGGAGGTGGAGGGCAGCGGCGTGGAGTTCGACTCCCTGCTGCTGGGCACCTTCAACCTGGAGAACCTGGCGCTGGCCGCCGGCATCCTCCACGCGCAGGGCTTCGCGCCGGCGGCGATTGCCACCGCGCTCGCCACCTGCCAGGCGCCGCCCGGACGCATGCAGGTGCTGTCCTCCGGCGCCGGGCCGCGCGTGGTGGTGGATTTCGCCCATACGCCGGATGCCCTGCGGCGCGTGCTGGAAGCGCTGCGCGAGGAGGCTCCGGCCCGCCTGTGGTGCGTGTTCGGCTGCGGTGGCGATCGTGACGCCGGCAAGCGCCCGCTGATGGGTGCGGTGGCGCGCGAGCTGGCCGACCGCCTGGTCGTCACCGACGACAATCCGCGCAGCGAGGATCCGGATGCCATCGTCGCGGCCATCCTCGAGGGCGCCGGCAGCGGCCCGCAGGTCGAGGTCATCCGTGATCGTGCCGCCGCGATCCGTCATGCGGTGGGCATGGCCGCCCGCGACGACGTGGTGCTGATCGCCGGCAAGGGCCACGAGGCGGTGCAGATCGTCGGTCACGAGGCCCGTGCCTTCTCCGACCAGGCGGTGGCGGGCGCGGCGCTCGCCGGACGCACATGA
- the murF gene encoding UDP-N-acetylmuramoyl-tripeptide--D-alanyl-D-alanine ligase, with the protein MSMGRLSMVAEAVGGTLFGADAEFAAVSTDTRSLQPGELFFALRGASNDGGAFVAEAARLGAAGAVVTARQPGALPQVEVADTRLALGELARAWRARFDIPLIGITGSNGKTTVKEMTAAIMRVALGGSVDPLLVTWGNLNNEIGLPRTLLYLNESHRAAVIEMGAARRGDIAYLARIACPTVAVVTNAARAHLQGFGSVDDVAATKGEIYDSLPQTGTAVVNRDDRFFHAWWERSAGRQRLSFGLHPDADFRATDIVVSGTIGFTLHGAGTALPVRLAMAGAHNVLNALAAAAAAHAAGAQPAAIAAGLAAVRNVAGRLRRVPAQLRLALYDDSYNANPGSVRAAIAFLGSQAGERWLVLGDMAELGPDSLKMHREMGECARLAGISRLYCAGVNSAAAAEAFGSNARHYVEVPALAAALAAEVHPGITVLVKGSRSMGMERVVQALAADSGPAGH; encoded by the coding sequence ATGAGCATGGGTCGCCTGTCCATGGTAGCGGAGGCGGTGGGCGGCACGCTCTTCGGCGCCGACGCCGAATTCGCCGCGGTGAGCACCGATACCCGCAGCCTGCAGCCCGGCGAGCTGTTCTTCGCGCTGCGCGGCGCCAGCAACGATGGCGGCGCCTTCGTCGCCGAGGCGGCCCGGCTCGGTGCGGCCGGCGCCGTGGTGACCGCGCGCCAGCCGGGCGCCTTGCCGCAGGTGGAGGTGGCCGACACCCGTCTCGCCCTGGGCGAACTGGCCCGCGCCTGGCGCGCGCGCTTCGACATCCCGCTGATCGGCATCACCGGCTCCAACGGCAAGACCACGGTCAAGGAGATGACGGCGGCGATCATGCGCGTCGCCCTCGGCGGCAGCGTGGATCCGCTGCTGGTGACCTGGGGCAACCTCAACAACGAGATCGGCCTGCCGCGCACGCTGCTGTACCTGAACGAGAGCCACCGCGCGGCGGTGATCGAGATGGGCGCCGCGAGGCGCGGCGACATCGCCTACCTGGCGCGCATCGCCTGCCCCACCGTGGCGGTGGTGACCAATGCCGCGCGCGCCCACCTGCAGGGCTTCGGCAGCGTCGACGACGTGGCTGCCACGAAGGGCGAGATCTACGATTCCCTGCCGCAGACCGGCACCGCGGTGGTCAACCGCGACGACCGCTTCTTCCACGCCTGGTGGGAACGCAGCGCGGGCCGCCAGCGCCTGAGTTTCGGCCTGCACCCGGATGCCGATTTCCGCGCCACCGACATCGTCGTCTCCGGAACCATCGGTTTCACGCTGCACGGGGCCGGCACCGCCTTGCCGGTGCGCCTGGCCATGGCCGGAGCGCACAACGTGCTCAATGCGCTGGCCGCCGCCGCCGCCGCCCACGCCGCCGGGGCGCAGCCGGCTGCCATCGCGGCCGGCCTGGCCGCGGTGCGCAATGTCGCCGGCCGCCTGCGCCGGGTACCGGCCCAGCTGCGGCTGGCGCTCTACGACGACAGCTACAACGCCAATCCCGGCTCGGTGCGCGCCGCGATCGCCTTTCTCGGCAGCCAGGCCGGCGAGCGCTGGCTGGTGCTGGGCGACATGGCCGAGCTCGGGCCCGACAGCCTGAAGATGCACCGCGAGATGGGCGAATGCGCACGCCTGGCCGGCATCTCCCGGCTCTATTGCGCCGGCGTCAACAGCGCGGCAGCAGCCGAGGCCTTCGGCAGCAACGCACGCCACTACGTGGAGGTGCCGGCCCTCGCCGCAGCGTTGGCGGCGGAGGTACATCCCGGCATCACCGTGCTCGTCAAGGGTTCCCGCTCCATGGGCATGGAACGGGTGGTGCAGGCGCTGGCCGCGGACAGCGGCCCGGCAGGGCACTGA
- a CDS encoding phospho-N-acetylmuramoyl-pentapeptide-transferase, translated as MLYLAAEFLTRFVSGFNLFTYITMRAIMSALTALILSLVLGPGLIRRLTEKKIGQTVRNDGPGSHLPKAGTPTMGGTLILLAIAAGTLLWADLRSHYVWVVLGVTLAYGLIGFVDDYRKLTRRDPKGLSARAKFTGQLLVALAAAGYLYALADRPQETALLVPYLKNLAIPLGGFYIAFVTLVIVGTSNAVNLTDGLDGLATMPAVLVAGALGVFAYAAGNVIYSRYLGIPYVAGAGEMLVFCSALAGAGLGFLWFNAYPAQVFMGDVGALALGGALGAVAVVVRQELVLVIMGGIFVAETVSVMIQVASFKLTGKRVFRMAPLHHHFELKGWAEPKVIVRFWIITVILVLVGLSSLKIR; from the coding sequence ATGCTGTACCTCGCTGCGGAATTCCTCACGCGCTTCGTCTCGGGCTTCAACCTGTTCACGTACATCACCATGCGGGCGATCATGAGCGCGCTGACGGCGCTGATCCTCTCGCTGGTGCTCGGGCCGGGCCTGATCCGCCGCCTCACGGAAAAGAAGATCGGCCAGACGGTGCGCAACGACGGCCCGGGCAGCCACCTGCCCAAGGCCGGTACGCCGACCATGGGCGGTACGCTGATCCTGCTGGCGATCGCCGCGGGCACGCTGCTCTGGGCCGACCTGCGCAGCCATTACGTCTGGGTGGTGCTCGGCGTGACGCTGGCCTACGGCCTGATCGGTTTCGTGGACGACTACCGCAAGCTGACCCGCCGCGACCCGAAGGGCCTCTCGGCCCGCGCCAAGTTCACCGGCCAGCTGCTGGTGGCCCTGGCGGCGGCGGGTTACCTGTACGCGCTGGCGGACCGGCCCCAGGAGACGGCGCTGCTGGTCCCGTACCTGAAGAACCTGGCCATCCCGCTGGGCGGCTTCTACATCGCCTTCGTGACGCTGGTGATCGTCGGCACCAGCAATGCGGTGAACCTCACCGACGGGCTCGACGGCCTGGCCACCATGCCGGCGGTGCTGGTGGCTGGAGCGCTCGGCGTCTTTGCCTATGCCGCGGGCAATGTCATCTATTCCCGCTACCTCGGCATTCCCTACGTGGCCGGCGCGGGCGAGATGCTGGTGTTCTGCTCGGCGCTGGCGGGTGCCGGCCTCGGCTTCCTCTGGTTCAACGCCTATCCGGCCCAGGTGTTCATGGGAGACGTCGGCGCGCTCGCGCTCGGTGGCGCGCTCGGCGCCGTGGCGGTGGTGGTGCGCCAGGAGCTGGTGCTGGTGATCATGGGCGGCATCTTCGTCGCCGAGACCGTCTCGGTGATGATCCAGGTGGCGTCGTTCAAGCTGACCGGCAAGCGCGTGTTCCGCATGGCGCCGCTGCACCACCACTTCGAGCTCAAGGGCTGGGCCGAGCCCAAGGTCATCGTGCGCTTCTGGATCATCACCGTGATCCTGGTTCTGGTCGGGCTCTCGAGCCTGAAGATCCGATGA
- the murD gene encoding UDP-N-acetylmuramoyl-L-alanine--D-glutamate ligase, which translates to MAARSNGIVEPGAATSREVLVLGMGITGASCARHLAARGLTAWFADTRSGPPGLAAIRAAMPEAGLLAGAVPATVPEGVGRLVVSPGVDLDLPVLLDARRRGLPVLSDLDLFAADCRAPMLGITGSNGKSTVTTMVGALLTAGGWPVAVGANLGTPALDLLGAGVQAYVLELSSFQLERSAPLALAAAVVLNVAPDHLDKHGDMAAYAAAKARIYSRCAVAVLNRDEPALAAMVPAGTRVIGFGLGRPQGEDFGLITSQGSEWLAQGERLLLPVADLGTTGRHNVANALAALAMVAAAGGPPDTAAVLRGFHGLPHRMQLVARAQGITWIDDSKATNVAAAVTAIRGTSGPLVLIAGGDAKGQAFDELAAALRGRQAAVILIGQDRGRMQRELQGSAAVELADTLPGAVDRARELAPAGATVLLAPACSSLDMFRNYEHRGQVFAAAVRGQAS; encoded by the coding sequence ATGGCCGCGCGCAGCAACGGCATCGTGGAACCGGGCGCCGCCACATCCCGCGAGGTGCTGGTGCTCGGCATGGGCATCACCGGCGCGTCCTGCGCGCGACACCTGGCGGCGCGCGGCCTCACGGCCTGGTTCGCCGACACGCGGTCCGGACCGCCCGGGCTGGCGGCAATCCGCGCGGCGATGCCGGAAGCCGGGCTGCTGGCGGGCGCGGTGCCGGCCACGGTACCCGAGGGAGTCGGCAGGCTGGTGGTCTCGCCAGGCGTCGACCTCGACCTGCCGGTGCTGCTCGACGCCCGCCGCCGCGGCCTGCCGGTGCTGAGCGACCTCGACCTGTTCGCCGCCGACTGCCGGGCGCCGATGCTCGGCATCACCGGTTCCAACGGCAAGAGCACGGTGACGACGATGGTCGGCGCGCTGCTCACGGCTGGCGGCTGGCCGGTGGCCGTCGGTGCCAACCTCGGCACGCCGGCGCTCGACCTGCTCGGCGCCGGGGTGCAGGCCTACGTGCTGGAACTCTCCAGCTTCCAGCTCGAGCGCAGCGCGCCGCTGGCGCTCGCGGCGGCCGTGGTCCTCAACGTCGCCCCGGATCACCTCGACAAGCACGGCGACATGGCGGCCTACGCGGCGGCGAAGGCGCGCATCTACTCGCGCTGCGCCGTCGCCGTGCTGAACCGCGACGAACCGGCGCTCGCTGCCATGGTGCCGGCCGGCACGCGGGTGATCGGCTTCGGCCTCGGCCGTCCGCAGGGCGAGGACTTCGGGCTCATCACCAGCCAGGGGAGCGAGTGGCTGGCGCAGGGCGAGCGCCTGCTGCTGCCGGTCGCCGACCTCGGCACCACCGGCCGCCACAATGTCGCCAATGCGCTGGCGGCACTGGCGATGGTCGCGGCTGCCGGCGGACCGCCGGACACCGCGGCCGTGCTGCGCGGCTTCCACGGCCTGCCGCACCGGATGCAGCTGGTGGCCAGGGCGCAGGGCATCACCTGGATCGATGACTCCAAGGCCACCAACGTCGCGGCTGCGGTGACCGCCATCCGCGGCACCAGCGGTCCGCTGGTGCTCATCGCCGGCGGCGACGCCAAGGGACAGGCATTCGACGAACTGGCCGCGGCGCTGCGCGGGCGACAGGCGGCGGTGATCCTCATCGGGCAGGACCGCGGGCGGATGCAGCGTGAACTGCAGGGCAGCGCTGCCGTGGAACTGGCCGACACGCTGCCCGGGGCCGTGGACCGCGCCCGTGAACTGGCGCCGGCCGGCGCCACCGTGCTGCTGGCTCCGGCCTGCAGCAGCCTCGACATGTTCCGCAACTACGAGCACCGCGGCCAGGTCTTCGCCGCCGCAGTGCGCGGGCAGGCATCGTGA